The genomic stretch GCGCCAGCAGAACCGTGTTCTGCAGGAAGATCGACATGCCGATGGCGGAAATCAGCGGAATCAGACGGTTACTGCCACGCAATGGGCGGTAGGCGATCCGTTCGATGCTGTAGCCGTAGGCACTGGTAACGACGATGCTCGCGATGAAGGCTGCGGTCATCAACAACGGGACGCTGTCGAGTCCCATCATGGCCAGCCCGGCGATGGCGATGAACGCCACGTAGGAACCGATCATGTAGACCTCGCCGTGGGCGAAGTTGATCATTCCAATGATGCCGTAAACCATCGTATAGCCGATGGCGATCAGGGCATACGTGCTGCCAACGGTCAGACCGTTAACCAGCTGTTGGAAAAAGTGATAGAGGTCAGGCATTACAACGCTCCTAAAAACCTGATACGCATTTCACTGGTGGAGTCATTTTCCCGCTCGAGCCCCGAGGATCTGCATCCTCTTCGGGCATGAGGTTTGCCAGCGAACCGCTGATGACGGTTTTGAGATTTTCAGGTGGGGAGGCTTGCGGATCACGCAGGCGCGGCCCATACATTCGTAAAACAAAGCCCACGGCACGCCGTGGGCTTTGTTGGCAGTCAGTCAGGCAAGGCCTTACTGAGGCGAAACTTCGGTTTTAGGTTTACCGAAGTGCCACTGGTAGACCACGAACTTGAAGTCTTTCAGGTCGCCCTTGGCGTCGAAGCTCAGGTCGCCAGTCGGGGTTTTGAAAGTACCGGCGTGGATGGCTTCTGCCACCTTGGCCGCGTCTTCGCTCTTGGCTGCAGTGATGCCGCCGGCGATGACTTCAACAGCCGAGTACGCCGGGAACACGAACGGGCCGCTCGGGTCTTCTTTCTTGGCCTTGAATGCATCAGCCAGGGCAACGTTGGCCGGGTCCTGGTCGAAGGACTTCGGCAGGGTTACCAGCAGGCCTTCGGAAGCGTCCTTGGCGATCTGTGAGATGGAGTCGTTACCCACGCCTTCCGGACCCATGAACTTGGCTTTCAGGCCTTTTTCCTGGGATTGACGCAGGATCAGGCCCAGCTCCGGGTGGTAGCCGCCGTAGTAGACGAAGTCGACGTTGGCTTGCTTGAGCTTGGCGATCATCGAGGAGAAGTCTTTGTCGCCGGCGTTGATGCCTTCGAACACGGCAACCTTGACGCCTTTCTTCTCGAGGGTTTGCTTGACGGCGGTGGCGATGCCTTCACCGTATTGCTGTTTGTCGTGCAGGACGGCAACGATTTTCGGTTTGACGTGATCGGCAATGTAGTTACCGGCGGCAGGGCCCTGGGCGCTGTCGAGGCCGATGGTACGGAAGACCATTTTGTAACCACGGGCGGTGATGTCCGGGCTGGTGGCAGCCGGGGTGATCATGATCACGCCTTCGTCTTCGTAGATGTCGGAAGCCGGTTGAGTGGAGCTGGAGCACAGGTGACCGACCACGAACTTGACGCCATCGTTGACGACTTTGTTGGCAACGGCCACGGCTTGTTTTGGATCGCAGGCGTCATCGTATTCAACGGCTTCGAGTTTCTTGCCGTTGACGCCGCCTTTGGCGTTGATTTGTTCGATGGCCATTTTGGCGCCACTGAACTGCATGTCGCCGTATTGGGCTACAGGGCCGGTTTTAGGGCCGGCAATGCCGATCTTGATGGTGTCAGCTGCGAACGAATGGCTGGCAACCCCGGCCAGA from Pseudomonas sp. S04 encodes the following:
- a CDS encoding branched-chain amino acid ABC transporter substrate-binding protein, whose translation is MNKATKQISKLFAAMVLAGVASHSFAADTIKIGIAGPKTGPVAQYGDMQFSGAKMAIEQINAKGGVNGKKLEAVEYDDACDPKQAVAVANKVVNDGVKFVVGHLCSSSTQPASDIYEDEGVIMITPAATSPDITARGYKMVFRTIGLDSAQGPAAGNYIADHVKPKIVAVLHDKQQYGEGIATAVKQTLEKKGVKVAVFEGINAGDKDFSSMIAKLKQANVDFVYYGGYHPELGLILRQSQEKGLKAKFMGPEGVGNDSISQIAKDASEGLLVTLPKSFDQDPANVALADAFKAKKEDPSGPFVFPAYSAVEVIAGGITAAKSEDAAKVAEAIHAGTFKTPTGDLSFDAKGDLKDFKFVVYQWHFGKPKTEVSPQ